A stretch of the Arthrobacter stackebrandtii genome encodes the following:
- a CDS encoding ROK family protein, whose amino-acid sequence MSPEWIGVDIGGTKIAAGLVDDKGHVLARVQKATPEGEQAIANTVVEAILELQPEVGGTLVGIAVPGYVSTDHRSVVYAANLELENTKLADLIEAKLDITCLVINDANAALWAEFRFGAARSAQNVAMVTVGTGIGGGLLVNGQLVVGAHGWAGEIGHMVVDPGGRACGCGSRGCLDRYASGSTLTKHAQTPEDFAEIARWLGFGLSQVSMLLDPDVILLGGGVSAAGAALVRPTQEKLAELLAEHGRESAPRVRSAELGPDAGFIGAAAYAADNAPVPPDRPLPLAHGLLN is encoded by the coding sequence GTGAGCCCCGAGTGGATAGGCGTAGATATCGGCGGGACAAAAATAGCCGCCGGACTGGTCGATGACAAAGGGCACGTCCTGGCACGGGTTCAAAAGGCAACACCTGAAGGTGAGCAGGCCATCGCCAACACCGTCGTGGAGGCGATTCTGGAGCTGCAGCCGGAGGTGGGCGGAACCCTGGTGGGCATTGCGGTGCCAGGATACGTCTCCACGGACCACCGGTCCGTTGTCTATGCCGCGAACCTGGAACTGGAAAATACGAAACTGGCCGATCTGATTGAAGCGAAGCTGGACATCACCTGTCTGGTAATCAATGATGCCAACGCCGCGTTGTGGGCTGAGTTTAGGTTCGGTGCAGCCCGTTCAGCACAGAATGTGGCCATGGTGACGGTTGGGACGGGAATCGGAGGCGGACTCCTGGTCAACGGGCAACTCGTTGTCGGCGCCCACGGCTGGGCCGGAGAGATCGGGCACATGGTCGTGGACCCGGGTGGACGGGCTTGCGGCTGCGGCAGCCGTGGCTGCCTGGACAGGTATGCCAGCGGGAGCACGCTGACCAAGCATGCCCAGACCCCTGAAGACTTCGCCGAGATCGCTCGATGGCTCGGGTTTGGCCTCAGCCAGGTCTCCATGTTGCTGGATCCTGACGTGATCCTGCTCGGTGGAGGGGTCAGTGCGGCCGGTGCTGCGCTGGTGCGGCCAACACAAGAGAAATTGGCGGAACTCCTCGCCGAACACGGCCGCGAATCGGCCCCGCGAGTCCGCTCAGCGGAGTTGGGCCCTGATGCAGGATTCATTGGGGCGGCCGCTTATGCCGCTGACAATGCGCCGGTCCCTCCCGACCGGCCACTGCCCCTTGCACACGGATTGTTGAACTAG
- a CDS encoding alpha-L-fucosidase, which translates to MSNEIDWTDQKVHDPKTEAPLGPNSAEHTEPWFKAAGLGMFIHYDHASQQGLEASWPLLGGVAGLGYSPTALVADYHSTADSFDPEHWDPAALARKAAAAGMTYAVFTARHHSGWSSWPSKASGRTIESSPYGRRGGDLVREYTEAFRAAGIKVGLYYSLSDWGHAKYPAFTDEMRPYQHGRYPRAGAADWSDYQQYLKDQLTELLTWYGPIDLLWFDGEWERTREEWDAAGLEAHIRSLAPEIVINDRLIGSGDYRTPEQFIPAQPLAEPWECCMTMCDTWSYVPEDQNYKSLHEIVRTAVEVVAKGGNLLLNVGPTADGSLAPEQSALLDGLAGWMACNKEAVHGVQPGLEPWQYYGPSTAAGNNTYLFALAKPVETVTVRSIPGKRVTAVRHLGSGAQLPFTFRTTLDDRFLSDPLGELNIDVREIDVNGVVPVFVLEMDPQPRK; encoded by the coding sequence TTGAGCAATGAAATTGACTGGACCGACCAAAAGGTTCACGACCCCAAAACCGAGGCGCCCTTGGGACCGAACTCCGCAGAGCATACGGAACCCTGGTTTAAGGCCGCAGGCCTGGGGATGTTTATCCACTACGACCATGCGAGCCAGCAGGGCCTGGAGGCATCATGGCCGCTGCTCGGCGGCGTGGCCGGACTGGGGTACAGCCCCACAGCGCTGGTCGCGGACTATCACAGCACCGCTGACAGCTTTGATCCGGAGCATTGGGATCCGGCGGCATTGGCCCGCAAGGCTGCTGCCGCGGGCATGACATACGCCGTTTTCACGGCGCGGCACCACAGCGGATGGTCGTCGTGGCCCTCGAAGGCCAGCGGGCGGACCATCGAGTCCTCCCCGTATGGCCGGCGTGGGGGAGACCTGGTCAGGGAATACACGGAGGCCTTCCGCGCCGCCGGAATCAAGGTCGGCCTGTACTACTCGCTGTCCGACTGGGGCCACGCAAAGTATCCCGCCTTCACCGACGAGATGCGCCCCTACCAGCACGGAAGGTATCCACGGGCCGGTGCTGCTGACTGGTCCGATTACCAACAGTATTTGAAGGACCAGCTCACGGAATTGCTGACCTGGTACGGCCCCATCGACCTGTTGTGGTTCGACGGCGAATGGGAGCGCACACGCGAGGAATGGGATGCGGCAGGGCTGGAAGCCCACATCCGTTCCCTGGCGCCGGAGATCGTGATCAATGACAGGCTCATCGGCAGCGGGGACTACCGCACACCCGAGCAGTTCATCCCTGCACAGCCACTTGCTGAGCCGTGGGAATGCTGCATGACCATGTGCGACACCTGGAGCTATGTGCCCGAGGACCAGAACTACAAGTCGCTGCACGAAATTGTCCGGACCGCGGTTGAAGTTGTTGCCAAGGGCGGGAACCTGCTGCTGAATGTGGGCCCCACCGCCGATGGCAGCCTCGCACCCGAACAGTCCGCCCTGCTGGACGGGCTGGCAGGGTGGATGGCCTGCAACAAGGAAGCCGTGCACGGTGTTCAACCGGGCCTTGAGCCGTGGCAGTACTACGGACCCAGCACAGCCGCTGGCAACAACACCTACCTGTTCGCGTTGGCGAAGCCGGTGGAAACCGTGACCGTCCGAAGCATTCCGGGCAAGCGCGTCACCGCGGTCCGGCACCTGGGTTCAGGAGCACAGCTGCCGTTCACCTTCCGGACGACATTGGATGACAGGTTCCTCAGCGACCCGCTCGGCGAGCTCAACATCGACGTCAGGGAAATTGACGTGAACGGCGTGGTGCCGGTCTTCGTGTTGGAAATGGACCCGCAACCGCGGAAGTAG
- a CDS encoding sulfatase family protein — MAQSNVVVVLADDLGWGDLSCYGAKRISTPNLDGLAQAGVRFTDSHASSAVCTPSRYSLMTGSYPWRSPLKSGVLGGLDPAIIGAEEATLAKDFQEAGYATGAFGKWHMGLDWTALDGSKRDAFATDFAAQMQGHGRDINYEVPFTGGPTDLGFEHYFGIAGSLDMPPYCFLDQDRAVGLPLEEKPDLVSSQRPGLQSPGWRDDAVDTTVVAKAAEWITQQRHGGKPFFAYVATAAPHRPCVPPEFIQGSSNAGVRGDGVVLVDWMVGQLLEALGEDRENTIFIFTSDNGAPTMFPEDGDVEVHRPNGPWRGQKADAWEAGHRVPLIVAGPGIKAGDVCTDLVSLMDVRATLADLLSSPEAGAGAAPSAATELGDGVSFAPALSADSSSTADSRILGHQAFDGTLVLRSGPGKAIFGTGSGGFSEPVGAPDDTGRGDGQFYELDTDPGEATNLWAEKNDKALEMIETFERSTGFMRGTR; from the coding sequence GTGGCCCAATCGAACGTAGTGGTGGTCTTGGCAGATGATCTGGGCTGGGGAGACCTCTCCTGCTACGGGGCGAAAAGAATCAGCACCCCGAACCTGGACGGCCTGGCCCAGGCCGGGGTGCGGTTTACGGACTCCCACGCCTCATCGGCCGTCTGCACCCCCAGCCGGTACAGCTTGATGACCGGCTCGTATCCCTGGCGCAGCCCCCTGAAAAGCGGGGTCCTTGGTGGGCTCGATCCTGCCATCATCGGCGCGGAAGAAGCCACGCTGGCCAAGGACTTCCAAGAAGCCGGCTATGCCACCGGTGCGTTTGGCAAATGGCACATGGGTCTCGACTGGACAGCTTTGGACGGGTCCAAACGGGACGCCTTTGCCACCGATTTTGCGGCGCAAATGCAGGGGCACGGACGGGACATCAATTATGAGGTGCCGTTTACCGGCGGTCCCACGGACTTGGGATTTGAGCACTACTTTGGCATTGCCGGATCCCTCGACATGCCACCCTACTGTTTCCTTGACCAGGATCGCGCGGTAGGGCTGCCGCTGGAAGAGAAACCAGACTTGGTTTCGTCCCAGCGCCCCGGATTGCAGAGCCCGGGCTGGCGGGACGACGCCGTCGACACCACAGTGGTTGCCAAGGCCGCCGAATGGATCACACAACAGCGCCACGGCGGAAAGCCGTTCTTTGCCTATGTGGCCACTGCTGCACCGCACCGGCCCTGTGTTCCTCCGGAATTCATCCAGGGCAGCTCCAACGCCGGCGTGCGCGGCGACGGAGTTGTATTGGTTGACTGGATGGTGGGTCAGCTGTTGGAGGCGTTGGGAGAAGACCGTGAGAACACAATCTTCATTTTTACCTCCGACAACGGCGCTCCCACCATGTTCCCGGAAGACGGCGATGTGGAAGTCCACCGCCCCAACGGGCCCTGGCGCGGCCAAAAGGCAGATGCCTGGGAGGCCGGACACCGGGTGCCGCTGATAGTGGCCGGTCCGGGAATTAAAGCTGGTGATGTCTGCACGGACCTGGTCAGCCTGATGGATGTGCGTGCCACCCTTGCTGACTTGCTGTCATCGCCGGAAGCCGGCGCCGGCGCGGCGCCGTCTGCAGCGACCGAATTGGGTGACGGGGTCTCCTTTGCCCCAGCCCTTTCCGCAGATTCAAGCAGCACGGCTGACTCCAGGATCCTGGGACACCAGGCCTTCGACGGAACACTGGTACTGCGCAGCGGTCCGGGCAAAGCCATCTTTGGTACCGGATCAGGTGGCTTCTCCGAACCTGTGGGGGCACCTGACGACACCGGCCGCGGGGACGGACAGTTCTACGAGCTGGACACCGATCCCGGTGAGGCCACCAACCTCTGGGCCGAGAAGAATGACAAGGCACTGGAAATGATAGAAACTTTTGAGCGCTCCACCGGATTCATGCGAGGAACACGATGA
- a CDS encoding alpha-L-fucosidase, translated as MINFEDRVGPDFGEHNPTYPEWNFPTWLADAKFGIFVHWGLYSVPAWAEVGDSPTAVEDAYRDHQYAEWYGNTVRVEGSSAQAYQRATFGEGTSYEDLADVWTAEKFDADDCVALFRKAGAKYVVPTAKHHDGFCLWATDTTPFNSAVRGPRRDLMQEFADSSRSAGLKFGSYFSGALDWHVSDFRAIDSDADIFRLRRNDEDFARYSHAQAVELIERFSPDILWNDIEWPDGGKSDSEFGVAALFREYLRTVPEGIVNDRWGVPSHGYLTREYSDIGGLSDKNWESCRGLGKSFGVNQQETAADVLSVAELVQHLVSVVSRNGNFLLNIGLAADGTIPAIYRDRLLGLGAWLDVNGQAIYNTRPWTGTLSDQQQPHYAVTVGPEATYLCVLTPDAELPPAPLDLAGGSWLGTGDAAVGGVVVPAALRGEPIAVLSIPHRSSDVELP; from the coding sequence GTGATTAATTTTGAGGACCGTGTTGGGCCTGACTTTGGCGAACACAACCCCACCTATCCCGAGTGGAACTTTCCCACGTGGCTCGCCGACGCAAAATTCGGCATCTTCGTCCACTGGGGGCTGTACTCCGTTCCCGCCTGGGCTGAAGTAGGCGATTCGCCGACAGCGGTTGAGGACGCCTACCGGGACCACCAGTATGCGGAATGGTACGGCAACACGGTGCGTGTCGAAGGCAGCAGTGCCCAGGCCTACCAGCGCGCCACCTTCGGCGAGGGAACCAGCTATGAAGACCTGGCTGATGTGTGGACGGCAGAGAAGTTCGACGCCGATGACTGCGTTGCGCTTTTCCGGAAGGCAGGCGCCAAATACGTTGTGCCGACGGCCAAGCACCATGATGGATTCTGCCTGTGGGCAACCGACACCACGCCCTTCAACAGCGCGGTTCGCGGCCCCCGGCGTGACCTCATGCAGGAGTTTGCCGATTCATCCCGTTCCGCCGGGCTCAAGTTTGGCAGCTACTTTTCAGGTGCGCTCGACTGGCATGTGAGCGATTTCAGGGCCATTGACTCAGATGCCGACATTTTCCGGCTGCGCCGCAACGATGAAGATTTCGCGCGCTACTCCCACGCACAGGCGGTGGAGCTTATCGAGCGCTTTTCCCCCGACATCCTGTGGAATGACATTGAATGGCCTGACGGGGGAAAGTCAGACTCAGAATTCGGTGTGGCGGCATTGTTCCGCGAATACCTGCGGACGGTGCCGGAAGGCATCGTCAATGACCGCTGGGGTGTTCCCTCCCACGGCTACCTGACACGGGAATACAGCGACATCGGAGGGCTATCGGACAAAAACTGGGAGAGCTGCCGCGGACTGGGCAAGTCCTTCGGCGTCAACCAACAGGAGACGGCAGCCGACGTCCTCAGCGTGGCTGAACTGGTGCAGCACCTCGTTTCCGTTGTTTCTCGCAACGGCAACTTCCTGCTGAACATCGGCCTTGCAGCCGATGGCACCATTCCCGCGATCTACCGCGACCGGCTGTTGGGCCTTGGCGCCTGGTTGGATGTCAACGGCCAGGCCATCTACAACACTCGTCCATGGACGGGAACGCTCAGCGACCAGCAGCAACCGCACTATGCCGTCACGGTCGGGCCGGAGGCAACATATCTGTGTGTCCTGACACCTGACGCTGAGCTTCCACCTGCACCGTTGGACCTTGCCGGAGGAAGCTGGCTTGGCACCGGTGATGCTGCCGTGGGCGGCGTGGTTGTTCCGGCTGCGCTCCGCGGGGAACCCATCGCCGTTCTGAGCATTCCGCACCGATCATCGGATGTTGAGCTGCCGTGA
- a CDS encoding carbohydrate ABC transporter permease — protein MTNIQVQAKSPHASQNTEKSKFRFRPLKLGSEVLLAIVAVLFLFPIIFTFFSALKPNGEIFSQPPTLIGSEIRWQNFIEVFNYTPFFRFIINGLIVSVAGTLIVLAVSSLAAYSFGILKWRGRDKYMLLYLATMMIPQEVLVIPMFLLMQKLGWINTWQALILPWAFGAFGVFLLRQFFLGIPYELVEASRMDGCSQWRTFTRIILPLAKPSLAVLGVWTFITFWNSFLWPLIVVNDVNELGNVSLGLQTFFGEHGNSWNLVMAASVIAILPTLIMVIALQKHLVKGIATVGLAGR, from the coding sequence ATGACTAACATCCAAGTCCAGGCCAAGTCCCCGCACGCGAGCCAGAACACTGAAAAGTCCAAGTTCCGGTTCCGCCCGCTGAAGCTCGGCAGTGAAGTCCTGCTGGCCATCGTGGCAGTACTTTTTCTGTTCCCGATTATCTTCACCTTCTTCTCCGCCCTGAAGCCGAACGGTGAAATATTTTCCCAGCCACCGACCCTGATAGGTTCTGAGATCCGGTGGCAGAACTTCATTGAAGTCTTCAACTACACGCCATTTTTCCGCTTCATCATCAACGGGCTGATCGTGTCAGTTGCAGGCACGCTGATCGTCCTGGCCGTTTCATCACTGGCCGCCTACAGCTTTGGAATTCTCAAATGGCGCGGTCGCGACAAGTACATGCTGCTCTACCTGGCCACCATGATGATTCCCCAGGAAGTGCTGGTCATTCCCATGTTCCTGCTGATGCAGAAACTGGGCTGGATCAACACCTGGCAGGCACTGATTCTCCCGTGGGCCTTCGGGGCCTTCGGGGTATTCCTCCTGCGGCAGTTCTTCCTCGGCATCCCCTACGAACTGGTGGAAGCATCCAGGATGGACGGCTGCAGCCAATGGCGGACCTTCACCCGGATCATCCTGCCACTGGCAAAGCCTTCACTGGCCGTGCTGGGCGTCTGGACGTTCATTACCTTCTGGAACAGCTTCCTGTGGCCCCTGATTGTCGTCAACGACGTTAACGAACTCGGCAACGTGTCCTTGGGCCTGCAGACGTTCTTCGGGGAACACGGAAACTCCTGGAACCTCGTGATGGCGGCATCCGTCATAGCCATTCTTCCCACCCTGATCATGGTGATAGCCCTGCAGAAGCACCTGGTCAAGGGCATCGCGACTGTTGGCCTGGCCGGCCGCTAG
- a CDS encoding ABC transporter substrate-binding protein, giving the protein MKLAKKLTAIALGGALALGASACGSTAPSDGGNAGGEVTLDWSFWSQGDEGNQTWKDLAGKVTEKYPNIKVNLTTAPFSDYFTKMQSQLASGTAPCIVSMQSLRLPAFAKAMTPIDGDLAKAAGFTESEWEAGALKALQNGDKQYALPYGLSTMVMYYNKDAFKAAGVEEPKDGWTTDEFVAAAKKITEATGKPAFGQTFSDLHMSAQLLAYNGAKPVSANGELQMTDPAFESAFSWYTGLATEDKISSIPASSSDVPWGEQQFVAGNVAMAVDGSWNMKSNVTDAAGFQVGVVTLPQGTEGAGTFSANSGFGISSTCKNKTEAAQAIGVLTDAESQMASANAGNLPARTAAVPAFIEGLKKDVDPKNPGYSDQASVVTKAASESATPFISTSNWDKVTKLMAQQFQQAFSGKSTPSEALKAVQQSGAK; this is encoded by the coding sequence ATGAAATTAGCAAAGAAGCTAACAGCGATTGCCCTTGGTGGCGCACTTGCACTGGGTGCCAGTGCCTGTGGTTCCACGGCACCCTCCGACGGCGGCAACGCCGGCGGCGAAGTTACCCTTGACTGGTCCTTCTGGTCACAGGGCGATGAAGGCAATCAGACCTGGAAGGACCTTGCCGGAAAGGTCACTGAGAAGTACCCGAACATCAAGGTCAATCTGACAACGGCGCCGTTCTCGGATTACTTCACCAAGATGCAGTCGCAGCTGGCATCCGGCACGGCCCCGTGCATCGTCAGCATGCAGAGCCTGCGCCTGCCGGCATTTGCCAAGGCCATGACACCCATCGACGGTGATCTTGCCAAAGCCGCGGGCTTCACCGAATCAGAATGGGAAGCGGGGGCATTGAAGGCCCTTCAGAATGGTGACAAGCAGTATGCGCTGCCCTACGGTCTTTCCACCATGGTCATGTACTACAACAAGGATGCGTTCAAGGCTGCCGGCGTTGAAGAACCCAAGGACGGCTGGACCACCGACGAATTCGTCGCGGCAGCCAAGAAGATCACGGAGGCAACCGGAAAGCCTGCCTTCGGCCAGACGTTCTCCGACCTGCACATGTCAGCACAGCTTCTCGCCTACAACGGCGCCAAGCCAGTCTCCGCCAACGGCGAGCTGCAGATGACCGACCCGGCATTTGAATCCGCATTCTCCTGGTACACGGGCCTCGCCACCGAAGACAAGATCAGCAGCATTCCCGCAAGTTCGTCTGACGTGCCGTGGGGCGAGCAGCAGTTCGTCGCCGGCAATGTGGCCATGGCCGTTGACGGCTCATGGAACATGAAGAGCAACGTCACTGACGCCGCCGGATTCCAGGTAGGGGTTGTGACCCTGCCCCAGGGCACCGAAGGCGCCGGAACGTTCTCAGCCAACTCCGGATTCGGCATCTCCTCCACCTGCAAGAACAAGACCGAAGCCGCCCAGGCAATCGGTGTGCTCACCGATGCAGAGTCGCAGATGGCATCGGCCAACGCCGGCAACCTGCCGGCCCGAACCGCGGCCGTCCCTGCCTTCATCGAAGGGTTGAAGAAGGACGTGGACCCGAAGAATCCCGGCTACTCAGATCAGGCCTCGGTTGTGACCAAGGCTGCCTCCGAATCGGCGACACCGTTCATCAGCACCAGCAACTGGGACAAGGTCACCAAATTGATGGCGCAGCAGTTCCAGCAGGCGTTCAGCGGCAAGAGCACACCGTCTGAAGCACTGAAGGCCGTGCAGCAAAGCGGAGCGAAGTAG
- a CDS encoding ROK family protein, producing MELIPDSALVIGVSVTPTSLITVTMLIDGTILNARSRVFDPSKHVVEQFKALVNDQRATLDHPERVIAVGISISGAVDQALTTVRISTTLNWQDFDLGPRLQRAVDLPVFVSNDLFALSTREVSFGFGHDRDDFLLLGLGYGVGLGIVNRRRVFSGSGGSSTEFGHMSVDTNGPLCVCGNYGCLQVYAGLEELLHQAPGRPSAGRLAELQQRLQAENDNELADFLEDVGHRIGRSVGGVVNLLGIGTIIVTGETTSLWPALSDGFTRGLDETVLKFLQPVEITVKTWTDSEDAVGAAGLALHNAISLNVPFHARGRLAQAATE from the coding sequence GTGGAGCTGATCCCCGACTCCGCCCTCGTAATCGGCGTCAGCGTCACCCCGACGAGCCTGATCACCGTGACCATGCTGATCGACGGCACGATCCTGAATGCCAGGTCCCGCGTTTTTGATCCTTCCAAGCACGTGGTGGAGCAATTCAAGGCCCTGGTGAATGACCAGCGGGCCACCTTGGACCACCCTGAGCGTGTGATTGCCGTGGGGATCTCCATCTCTGGTGCTGTGGACCAGGCGCTGACGACGGTTCGCATCTCCACGACATTGAATTGGCAGGACTTTGATCTTGGTCCCCGGCTGCAGCGGGCCGTCGATCTTCCCGTCTTCGTCTCGAATGACCTGTTTGCCCTCTCGACCCGAGAGGTCAGTTTTGGGTTCGGGCATGACAGGGATGATTTCCTTCTGCTCGGCCTTGGCTACGGCGTCGGTCTGGGCATCGTCAACCGACGGCGTGTTTTCAGCGGCTCGGGGGGATCGTCAACGGAATTTGGCCACATGTCGGTGGATACGAATGGTCCGCTGTGTGTCTGCGGCAACTACGGCTGCCTTCAGGTTTACGCAGGGCTGGAAGAACTGCTCCACCAAGCCCCTGGCAGGCCCTCTGCCGGTCGCCTGGCTGAGCTCCAGCAGAGGCTCCAGGCTGAAAACGACAACGAGCTGGCGGATTTCCTGGAGGATGTTGGGCACCGCATCGGGCGTTCCGTTGGCGGAGTCGTGAATCTTTTGGGCATTGGAACGATTATCGTCACAGGCGAAACGACGAGCCTCTGGCCCGCCCTTAGCGATGGATTCACCCGCGGCCTGGACGAAACGGTGCTCAAGTTCCTGCAACCGGTGGAAATCACAGTCAAGACTTGGACCGACTCTGAAGACGCGGTCGGTGCTGCCGGTTTGGCCTTGCACAATGCGATCAGCCTCAACGTTCCGTTCCATGCCCGTGGCCGCCTTGCCCAGGCGGCCACGGAGTAG
- a CDS encoding carbohydrate ABC transporter permease, with the protein MTVFILFPTILAIATSFFHWPTFGEVTFAGLDNYRNLFAPGSQFTAALINTFVFTIVVVPVNLVLTLSTAFWVATSRFSRLYRVLFFLPVVTPTVATAVIWKLIYQPNGLIDSTLQSWFGIHMPNVLGDSSTALLAVVVVIVWQGFGYNMLIFSAAIDQLPQDIIDASMLDGAHGLGQLLRIKIPLLTPAIFFASTVTMISAFQIFSEPFVMTAGGPGTSTVTVVMNVYQTAFQGGELGAAAAPAIILFALILIVTMIQWLGQKKWVHYD; encoded by the coding sequence ATGACGGTATTCATCCTCTTCCCCACCATCTTGGCCATCGCCACGAGCTTCTTCCACTGGCCCACGTTCGGGGAAGTGACATTTGCCGGATTGGACAACTACCGCAACCTCTTCGCGCCAGGAAGCCAATTCACGGCGGCACTGATCAACACGTTCGTCTTCACCATCGTCGTTGTCCCGGTAAATCTCGTCCTGACGCTGTCAACGGCGTTCTGGGTCGCCACCAGCCGCTTCAGCCGGCTGTACAGGGTCTTGTTTTTCCTGCCGGTCGTGACACCAACAGTGGCAACTGCCGTTATTTGGAAATTGATCTACCAGCCCAACGGCCTTATCGACTCGACCCTGCAGTCATGGTTTGGCATCCACATGCCCAACGTTCTCGGTGACAGCAGCACGGCCCTTCTGGCCGTCGTGGTTGTCATCGTGTGGCAGGGTTTTGGCTACAACATGCTGATTTTCTCTGCGGCCATTGACCAGCTGCCCCAAGACATCATTGATGCGTCCATGCTGGACGGTGCCCACGGGTTGGGCCAGCTCCTCCGAATCAAGATTCCGCTGCTGACACCCGCGATCTTCTTCGCTTCAACGGTCACCATGATTTCGGCATTCCAAATATTCTCCGAACCATTTGTGATGACCGCAGGGGGTCCGGGAACCTCCACAGTGACCGTGGTCATGAACGTCTATCAAACCGCTTTCCAAGGTGGCGAACTCGGTGCCGCAGCTGCCCCCGCCATCATTCTCTTTGCCTTGATCCTTATTGTCACAATGATTCAGTGGCTGGGACAGAAGAAATGGGTTCACTATGACTAA
- a CDS encoding M81 family metallopeptidase, whose translation MTAQLNATGLPDQSEVWCPPLAPLQDGGLPRPRIGIAGISIESSTFSPHISGAEAFTVRRGEDLIGYYPFLDEGRELRRAAEWVPLMHARSLPGGAVDADLYVAFRDEIVERIRNAGHLDALFFDIHGAMSVIGRQDAEGDLARHVREALGDGVLVSTSMDLHGNVSWELLESVDLITCYRMAPHEDEMNTKERAVWNLLTRLRSMDGADVQKRRPLKAWVPVPVLLPGEKTSTRIEPAKGIYDQVPPVAALDGVVDAAIWVGYAWADEPRCQAYVVVTGDDEAVIRREAERLASLYWDARDDFAFVAETATLAEGIEAALAPDAPRPYFLSDTGDNPTAGGAGDVTWTLAQLIASDTLAAADVRLVHASIFDAGAVAQAVAAGVGGSVDLEAGARVDHNAHGPVRLQGTVYSITEGDPTAGTQAVIQVGNVFAIVTERRKPFHHIADFTQLGLDPSEFGIIVVKIGYLEPELFDAAAGWKLALTPGGVDQDLLRLGHSHLSDGVFPFAADGAAPSLTARIHRR comes from the coding sequence ATGACTGCACAGCTAAACGCCACAGGCCTGCCCGACCAATCCGAGGTCTGGTGCCCGCCGCTGGCACCGCTGCAGGACGGCGGGTTGCCGCGGCCACGGATTGGCATCGCCGGCATCTCCATCGAATCCAGCACCTTTTCCCCGCACATCAGCGGCGCGGAAGCTTTCACCGTCCGCCGCGGCGAAGACCTGATTGGCTACTATCCCTTCCTCGACGAGGGGCGGGAGCTGAGGCGCGCTGCCGAGTGGGTGCCGCTCATGCACGCCCGTTCGCTCCCCGGCGGTGCTGTGGATGCGGACCTGTATGTTGCCTTCAGGGACGAGATTGTTGAGCGGATCAGGAACGCCGGGCACCTGGATGCCCTGTTCTTCGACATCCACGGTGCCATGAGCGTCATCGGCCGGCAGGATGCCGAAGGCGACCTTGCCCGGCATGTGCGCGAAGCCCTCGGGGACGGTGTCCTTGTGTCAACGTCCATGGACCTGCACGGCAACGTGTCCTGGGAGCTGTTGGAAAGCGTCGACCTCATCACCTGCTACCGCATGGCGCCGCATGAGGATGAGATGAACACCAAGGAGCGGGCCGTCTGGAACCTGTTGACGCGCCTTCGCTCCATGGACGGCGCCGATGTCCAGAAGCGCCGCCCGCTGAAGGCCTGGGTGCCGGTTCCAGTGCTGCTGCCCGGGGAAAAGACCAGCACCAGGATCGAGCCGGCCAAGGGCATTTATGACCAGGTGCCGCCGGTTGCTGCGCTGGACGGAGTCGTCGACGCCGCAATCTGGGTTGGGTACGCCTGGGCCGACGAGCCACGGTGCCAGGCATACGTCGTCGTCACCGGCGATGACGAGGCAGTCATTCGGCGGGAAGCGGAACGGCTGGCCTCCCTGTACTGGGATGCCCGGGATGACTTTGCCTTCGTGGCAGAGACCGCCACCTTGGCAGAGGGCATCGAGGCAGCCCTCGCACCGGATGCGCCGCGGCCGTATTTCCTCTCCGACACAGGGGACAATCCAACCGCCGGGGGAGCGGGCGACGTCACCTGGACCCTGGCCCAGTTGATCGCCAGCGACACGCTTGCCGCGGCGGATGTCCGTCTTGTCCATGCCTCGATTTTCGACGCCGGAGCCGTCGCCCAGGCTGTGGCCGCAGGCGTCGGCGGGTCCGTGGACCTGGAAGCCGGTGCGCGGGTTGACCACAACGCCCACGGCCCGGTCCGGTTGCAGGGCACCGTCTACTCAATCACCGAGGGTGATCCCACCGCCGGGACGCAGGCCGTGATCCAGGTGGGCAACGTCTTTGCCATTGTCACCGAACGCCGCAAGCCTTTCCACCACATTGCCGACTTCACGCAGCTGGGACTGGACCCGTCGGAGTTCGGCATTATCGTGGTCAAGATCGGCTACCTGGAGCCGGAACTGTTTGATGCCGCCGCGGGCTGGAAGCTTGCCCTCACCCCTGGCGGGGTGGACCAGGACCTGTTGCGGCTGGGCCATTCCCACTTGTCCGACGGCGTGTTCCCCTTTGCCGCCGACGGCGCAGCACCGTCCCTGACCGCCCGCATCCACCGCCGATAA